The proteins below are encoded in one region of Geomonas ferrireducens:
- a CDS encoding type II toxin-antitoxin system RelE family toxin, translated as MVVYKVLLKESVRKDLESIPKSDLKRIISRIGSLATAPRPAGCEKLSGQDRYRIRQGKYRILYTIHDLELTVWVVKVAHRREVYR; from the coding sequence ATGGTCGTCTATAAGGTTCTGCTAAAGGAGTCGGTTCGAAAGGACCTTGAGTCGATTCCGAAAAGCGACTTAAAAAGGATCATCAGCCGCATCGGCAGCCTTGCCACAGCCCCCCGCCCTGCTGGCTGCGAAAAACTCTCCGGCCAGGACAGATACCGCATTCGCCAGGGGAAGTACCGCATCCTTTACACCATTCACGATCTGGAACTTACTGTGTGGGTGGTAAAGGTTGCACATCGACGCGAGGTATATCGGTGA
- a CDS encoding CopG family transcriptional regulator, which produces MCALTKRTTVYFDPAMHRALQHKALETSRSFSDLVNDAVRNSLAEDAEDLAAFEERVNEPLVTYESLLQELKANGRL; this is translated from the coding sequence ATGTGTGCATTAACAAAAAGAACAACGGTATACTTCGACCCTGCCATGCACAGGGCTCTACAACATAAGGCGCTGGAAACTTCCCGCTCTTTTTCAGACCTGGTCAACGATGCGGTCCGCAACAGTCTTGCGGAAGATGCAGAGGATTTGGCCGCTTTCGAGGAGAGGGTCAACGAGCCGCTAGTCACGTACGAGTCTTTGCTTCAAGAGCTGAAAGCAAATGGTCGTCTATAA
- the modF gene encoding molybdate ABC transporter ATP-binding protein ModF: protein MVEISLEKVKARITAGKFLEDITLEIARDQHWAVVGANGSGKSALGKLLCNGLPVLSGTSRVPVRSAYVSFEKIDEILEVERYNDDSDFLGYVTEGTRVDRFILAGTDADEARLAELAQELGFTKILERGIKFLSTGEMRKALICKALLQDPELLVLDEPFDGLDRDSSAVLKQLISRCLERGTQVVLLLNRFSEIVPETTHIAYIKECRLFMTGGREEMLASEALRRFHAFHYTLPAVLPEVDTARSAPPLVPGAPLIDMKNVSVRYGEKQILNGVTWTVREGEHWKISGPNGSGKSTLLSLISGDNPQAYANDISLFGRKKGSGESVWDIKKRIGLVSTSLQQEYRVAGTVKVAVISGMYDSIGMYSQYTLRQQEIALEWLDILHMGHRRDQAFRDLSYGEQRLVLLARAMVKQPDLLILDEPCQGLDDVNREMVLKLIDHLGRTGNTQILYVNHNSDDRLPCITNSMDLVPAAGGGYTAIIG from the coding sequence TTGGTTGAGATCAGTCTGGAAAAGGTAAAAGCCAGGATAACGGCAGGCAAGTTCCTCGAAGATATCACGCTCGAGATCGCCCGCGATCAGCATTGGGCCGTGGTCGGCGCGAACGGTTCGGGCAAGTCGGCGCTGGGAAAGCTTCTTTGCAACGGACTTCCCGTGCTGTCCGGTACGAGCCGCGTGCCGGTCCGCTCCGCCTACGTCTCCTTCGAAAAGATCGACGAGATACTGGAAGTGGAACGCTACAACGACGACTCCGATTTCCTCGGCTACGTGACTGAAGGGACGCGGGTGGACCGCTTCATCCTTGCCGGCACCGACGCGGACGAGGCGCGGCTCGCGGAACTGGCACAGGAACTCGGCTTCACCAAGATCCTGGAGCGCGGCATCAAGTTCCTCTCCACCGGGGAGATGCGCAAGGCCCTTATCTGCAAGGCGCTGTTGCAGGACCCCGAGTTGCTGGTGCTCGACGAGCCTTTCGACGGCCTGGATCGGGACTCGAGCGCGGTGCTTAAACAGCTGATCAGCCGCTGCCTCGAGCGCGGCACCCAGGTGGTGCTCCTTTTGAACCGCTTCAGCGAGATCGTGCCGGAGACGACCCACATTGCCTATATAAAAGAGTGTCGCCTTTTCATGACCGGCGGAAGGGAAGAGATGCTGGCGTCGGAGGCGCTGCGCCGCTTCCATGCCTTCCACTACACCCTTCCGGCCGTCTTGCCCGAGGTCGACACGGCGCGCAGCGCGCCGCCCCTTGTGCCCGGCGCGCCGCTCATCGACATGAAAAACGTCTCGGTCCGTTACGGGGAGAAGCAGATTCTGAACGGGGTCACCTGGACCGTGCGGGAAGGGGAACACTGGAAGATCAGCGGGCCGAACGGCTCGGGGAAATCTACCCTTTTGAGCCTCATAAGCGGCGACAATCCGCAGGCCTACGCCAACGACATAAGCCTCTTCGGCCGGAAAAAAGGGAGCGGGGAAAGTGTGTGGGACATCAAGAAGCGGATCGGCCTCGTCTCCACCTCGCTGCAGCAGGAGTACCGCGTGGCGGGTACAGTGAAGGTTGCCGTCATTTCCGGGATGTACGATTCCATCGGCATGTATTCCCAATACACGCTGCGCCAGCAGGAGATCGCGCTCGAGTGGCTCGACATCCTGCACATGGGGCACCGCAGGGACCAAGCCTTCCGTGACCTCTCCTATGGCGAACAGCGTCTCGTCCTTCTCGCCCGCGCCATGGTGAAGCAGCCGGACCTCTTGATCCTGGACGAGCCGTGCCAGGGGCTGGACGACGTGAACCGGGAGATGGTGTTGAAGCTGATCGACCACCTGGGGCGCACCGGCAACACCCAGATCCTCTACGTGAACCATAACTCCGATGACCGCCTACCCTGCATCACCAACAGCATGGACCTGGTGCCGGCCGCCGGGGGCGGCTACACCGCGATTATCGGATAG
- a CDS encoding DEAD/DEAH box helicase gives MSSTVFRHFHPLVQKWFTETLGQPTDVQLRAWNEISRERHVLVTAPTGSGKTLAAFLWALNQLITGAWSAGETRVIYVSPLKALNNDVRRNLLAPLDQLRRVFESEGEPFPTIGVQTRSGDTPGSERRRMLRHPPEILITTPESLNILLTSKGSRAALTGVATVILDEIHAVAGDKRGTHLITAVERLTLLSGEFQRIALSATVRPLETVADFVGGFRQVGERYQPRPVALVRGEQEKRFSIGISAPNAAHSPAEEEFWPALVERFIDIIARHRSTLFFANSRRTTEKVTRLINELSGEELAYSHHGSLSREIRLAVEERLKRGELKAIVATNSLELGIDIGRLDSVVLIQTPRSISSAIQRIGRSGHGVGEVSSGTLFPTFGMDFVCAAVIARAIADGEIEELHPVEAPLDLLAQIVLATTLPEKWHLEELFDFLKSCYPYRNLTRQQFDIVIGMLEGKYADTRVPELRPRVTVDRIEETIAARPELSMLVYLEGGTIPERGYFELRLKESGAKIGELDEEFVWERRLGDTFALGAQVWQITEITHSTVLVVPARKSQQIIPFWRAEELDRDFFLSERIAGFLEQSEEQLGKPALAVRLMERHFMDAGAAEALEGYLKQQREATRAPLPHRHHMLIEQFRDRVGGAETQQIILHTLWGNAVNRPFTFALTAAFERRYGYPLQAFYNNDGIALLLPDELEQAEGILELVTPENVETLLRESLEASGYFGARFRENAGRALLLSRSSFKRRMPLWLNRLRSKRLLASVLKYHDFPVLLETWRSALKDDFDLVNLKRLLEEIQDGTIAVTRVRTAQASPFARGLIWQQTNKYVYEDDTLGGGRRSSLGGELLKEMALSPHLRPRLPQELVRLFEEKRQRTAQGYAPESARELIDWVKERLLIPEEEWPLLLEAVRRDGGSNEELLPQLAERVVLLRPPRAAAPLFVALEMVPEIVQGLSLSKQEVAFESLVDDATLRARLFKALRKLWERKSFSVEEAEEEEPWATRVIGRWLSYYGPVPVARLQGRLGLREQQLRDALATMEETEAVILDRFTEESVEPEVCDAVNLEALLRMLRRSRKPVFEALEVTQLPLFLAHFQGLTAPGDKADDLRTRLEQLLGTPLAAPMWEEEVLPARLAPYFGGWLDSLMQTSDLLWFGCGERRLSFAFPEDLDLFHDAEEYGNEPGRSVPARLIPDPMGRYSLSSICSISGKPASEVNGELWQGAWRGELSNDTFAAVRRGILNRFELSHTEPGHARHLRRPAGTRWSRVQEGPGNWYLLPSPIDAADVLEQEERNKDRVRVLLERYGILFRELLAREMPLLQWGRLFRTLRIMEMSGEVLSGQFFEGIQGLQFISPQAYRLLQRGLPGEAIYWLNATDPTSLCGSGIAGLHEALPSRVPSTHLVYHGSRLVLVSRRYGKELEFEAEPDNPLLERYLSFFTILVSRDFNPLKRVTVERINGDPAQSSPYAEGLKRFGFQEAYAGLEYWRQYM, from the coding sequence ATGTCCTCGACCGTCTTCAGACACTTTCATCCCCTGGTGCAGAAATGGTTTACCGAGACTCTCGGTCAGCCGACCGACGTCCAGTTGCGGGCCTGGAACGAGATCAGCCGGGAGCGCCACGTCCTTGTGACGGCGCCTACCGGCAGCGGCAAGACCCTTGCCGCGTTTCTCTGGGCGCTGAACCAGCTGATCACCGGGGCCTGGTCCGCCGGGGAAACGAGGGTCATATACGTGTCGCCGCTGAAGGCGCTCAACAATGACGTGCGGCGAAACCTCCTGGCACCGCTCGACCAGTTGCGCCGGGTATTCGAAAGCGAGGGGGAGCCCTTTCCCACCATCGGCGTCCAGACGAGAAGCGGCGACACCCCGGGCTCCGAGCGCCGCCGCATGCTGCGGCACCCCCCGGAGATCCTCATCACCACACCGGAAAGCCTCAACATCCTCCTCACCTCGAAGGGGAGCCGCGCCGCGCTCACCGGTGTTGCCACCGTCATCCTCGACGAGATCCACGCCGTCGCCGGAGACAAGCGCGGCACCCATCTCATCACCGCCGTCGAGCGGCTGACCCTTTTGAGCGGCGAGTTCCAGCGCATCGCCCTTTCCGCGACGGTACGCCCCCTGGAGACGGTGGCCGACTTCGTGGGCGGTTTCCGTCAGGTGGGAGAGCGCTACCAGCCCCGCCCGGTGGCTCTGGTGCGCGGCGAGCAGGAAAAACGCTTCAGCATCGGGATCAGCGCGCCGAACGCGGCGCACAGCCCGGCCGAGGAAGAGTTCTGGCCCGCGCTAGTGGAGCGCTTCATCGACATCATCGCACGGCACCGCTCGACGCTTTTCTTCGCAAACAGCCGCCGGACCACGGAAAAGGTCACCCGGCTCATCAACGAATTATCCGGCGAGGAACTCGCCTACTCGCACCACGGCTCCCTATCGCGGGAGATCAGGCTCGCCGTGGAGGAACGACTGAAAAGAGGCGAGCTTAAGGCGATCGTCGCCACCAATTCCCTTGAACTTGGCATCGACATAGGGCGGCTCGACAGCGTCGTCCTGATCCAGACGCCACGTTCCATCTCCTCCGCCATCCAGCGCATCGGGCGCTCCGGACACGGCGTGGGAGAGGTGAGCAGCGGAACGCTCTTTCCCACCTTCGGGATGGATTTCGTCTGTGCCGCGGTCATCGCGCGCGCCATAGCCGACGGCGAGATCGAGGAACTGCATCCGGTCGAGGCGCCGCTCGATCTCCTCGCACAGATCGTCCTGGCCACGACCCTGCCGGAGAAATGGCACCTGGAAGAGCTCTTCGACTTCCTGAAGAGTTGCTACCCCTATCGCAACCTGACCAGACAGCAGTTCGATATCGTCATCGGCATGCTAGAGGGAAAGTACGCGGACACCCGCGTTCCGGAGCTGCGCCCTCGGGTCACCGTGGACCGTATCGAGGAGACCATCGCGGCGCGACCGGAGCTCTCCATGCTGGTCTACCTGGAAGGGGGAACTATCCCCGAGCGCGGCTATTTCGAGTTGCGCCTGAAGGAAAGCGGCGCGAAGATCGGTGAACTGGACGAGGAGTTCGTCTGGGAGAGAAGGCTCGGCGACACCTTCGCACTGGGAGCCCAGGTCTGGCAGATTACCGAGATCACGCACAGCACCGTGCTGGTCGTCCCGGCCCGGAAGTCACAGCAGATCATACCGTTTTGGCGCGCCGAGGAACTGGACCGCGACTTTTTCCTCTCGGAGAGGATCGCCGGTTTCCTGGAGCAAAGCGAGGAGCAGCTCGGGAAACCGGCACTCGCCGTGCGACTGATGGAGCGTCATTTCATGGATGCCGGCGCCGCCGAGGCGCTTGAGGGTTACCTCAAGCAGCAAAGGGAAGCAACACGCGCCCCCCTTCCCCACCGCCATCACATGCTGATCGAGCAGTTCCGGGACCGTGTGGGAGGTGCCGAGACACAGCAGATCATCCTGCACACGCTCTGGGGCAACGCCGTGAACCGCCCCTTCACCTTCGCCCTCACCGCAGCATTTGAGAGGCGCTACGGTTATCCGCTGCAGGCCTTCTACAACAACGACGGCATAGCACTTTTGCTCCCGGACGAACTGGAACAGGCGGAAGGGATCCTGGAACTGGTAACGCCGGAGAACGTCGAGACGCTCCTCAGGGAATCGCTGGAGGCGAGCGGTTACTTCGGGGCGCGCTTCCGCGAGAACGCCGGGCGGGCCCTTCTCTTGTCGCGCAGCAGCTTCAAGAGAAGGATGCCGCTTTGGCTGAACCGGCTCCGCTCGAAGCGACTTCTCGCCTCGGTGCTCAAGTACCACGACTTCCCGGTGCTGCTTGAGACCTGGCGTTCCGCCCTGAAGGACGACTTCGACCTGGTCAACCTGAAGCGGCTCCTCGAGGAGATCCAGGACGGCACCATCGCCGTCACGCGGGTCCGCACCGCCCAGGCCTCTCCGTTTGCCCGCGGGCTCATCTGGCAGCAGACCAACAAGTACGTCTACGAGGACGACACTTTGGGAGGCGGGCGCAGATCGTCGCTGGGGGGAGAGTTGCTCAAGGAGATGGCGCTCTCGCCGCACCTGCGCCCGCGCCTGCCCCAGGAGCTGGTCCGGCTCTTCGAGGAAAAACGGCAGCGCACCGCCCAAGGGTACGCCCCGGAATCGGCGCGAGAGCTGATCGACTGGGTGAAGGAGCGGCTTTTGATCCCGGAAGAAGAGTGGCCTCTCCTTCTGGAGGCGGTGCGACGCGATGGCGGCTCCAACGAGGAATTGCTCCCGCAGTTGGCGGAGCGGGTCGTCCTGCTGAGGCCGCCGCGCGCGGCAGCGCCGCTCTTCGTCGCGCTGGAGATGGTTCCCGAAATCGTTCAGGGGCTTTCCCTTTCGAAACAGGAGGTGGCCTTCGAGTCGCTCGTCGATGATGCGACGCTTCGGGCCCGGCTCTTTAAAGCGTTGCGGAAACTCTGGGAAAGGAAGAGTTTCAGCGTGGAGGAAGCGGAGGAAGAGGAACCGTGGGCGACAAGGGTGATCGGCCGGTGGTTGAGCTACTACGGACCGGTGCCGGTGGCACGTTTGCAGGGAAGGCTCGGATTGCGGGAGCAACAGTTGCGCGATGCGCTCGCGACCATGGAGGAGACGGAAGCGGTCATCCTTGATCGGTTCACAGAGGAGAGCGTCGAGCCCGAGGTTTGCGATGCCGTGAACCTAGAGGCGCTGCTGCGCATGCTGCGCCGCTCACGAAAGCCGGTCTTCGAAGCCCTTGAGGTCACCCAGCTTCCCCTGTTCCTTGCCCACTTCCAGGGATTAACTGCTCCGGGAGATAAGGCGGACGATCTGAGGACCCGGCTGGAGCAGTTACTTGGTACTCCGCTTGCCGCGCCCATGTGGGAGGAGGAGGTCCTGCCCGCACGACTTGCGCCTTATTTCGGGGGCTGGCTCGACAGTCTCATGCAGACGAGCGACCTCCTCTGGTTCGGCTGCGGCGAGCGCAGACTCTCCTTCGCTTTTCCCGAAGACCTCGACCTCTTTCACGATGCGGAAGAATACGGGAACGAGCCGGGGCGCTCCGTCCCTGCCCGGCTCATCCCCGACCCCATGGGGCGTTACAGTCTCTCATCGATCTGCTCCATCTCGGGAAAACCGGCTAGTGAGGTGAACGGCGAGCTCTGGCAAGGCGCCTGGCGGGGTGAATTGAGCAACGACACCTTCGCCGCGGTGCGCCGGGGCATCTTGAACCGTTTCGAGCTCTCCCACACGGAGCCTGGACATGCGCGCCACCTGCGGCGCCCGGCCGGGACACGCTGGAGCCGGGTGCAGGAAGGACCCGGTAACTGGTACCTCCTGCCGAGCCCGATCGATGCGGCGGACGTCCTCGAACAGGAGGAGCGCAACAAGGACCGCGTCCGCGTGCTGCTAGAGCGCTACGGGATTCTCTTCAGGGAGTTGCTGGCGCGTGAAATGCCGCTTTTGCAGTGGGGAAGACTCTTCAGGACGCTGCGCATCATGGAGATGTCGGGCGAGGTACTCTCCGGGCAGTTCTTCGAGGGGATCCAGGGGCTGCAGTTCATTTCGCCGCAGGCCTACCGGCTGCTGCAGAGGGGACTTCCGGGGGAGGCGATCTACTGGCTGAACGCAACAGACCCGACCTCGCTGTGCGGCAGCGGCATCGCGGGGCTGCACGAGGCGCTCCCGTCCCGCGTTCCCTCCACGCATCTGGTCTACCACGGGTCGCGTCTTGTCCTGGTTTCCAGGCGTTACGGGAAAGAACTGGAGTTTGAAGCGGAACCGGATAATCCGCTTCTGGAGCGCTACTTGTCCTTCTTCACCATCCTGGTAAGTCGGGACTTCAACCCGCTCAAGCGGGTGACCGTGGAGCGGATCAACGGGGACCCGGCGCAATCTTCCCCCTACGCGGAGGGGCTAAAGCGCTTCGGCTTCCAAGAGGCCTACGCAGGCCTTGAGTACTGGCGACAATACATGTAG
- a CDS encoding outer membrane protein assembly factor BamD translates to MKRLLLVAMLVMAAAGCSGDKSKELYDTAQFEEKQSNREHAKQLYQEIVDKYPDSPVAKQAKERLAAMGGK, encoded by the coding sequence ATGAAGAGATTATTGCTCGTGGCGATGCTGGTAATGGCGGCAGCCGGGTGTTCCGGGGATAAAAGCAAGGAGCTTTACGACACCGCGCAGTTCGAGGAAAAACAGAGCAACCGCGAACATGCGAAACAGCTTTACCAGGAGATCGTGGACAAGTACCCGGACAGCCCGGTCGCAAAGCAGGCGAAGGAGCGGCTCGCGGCGATGGGAGGGAAGTAG
- a CDS encoding c-type cytochrome: MQRRLVVTLAILALASTAVTGCKKKSEEQVTPPQSKVSSATTPAAKEPAPSATGLTGEQLFKQHCVVCHPNGGNTITPAKPLGAKAMAERSKITKPEDIVKVMRNPGPGMTKFDEGMISNDDAKKIGQYILATFP, encoded by the coding sequence ATGCAGAGGCGTTTGGTTGTAACCCTGGCAATTCTGGCACTAGCTTCCACCGCAGTAACAGGATGCAAAAAGAAGAGCGAAGAGCAGGTCACGCCACCGCAAAGCAAGGTAAGCTCGGCTACTACACCGGCTGCCAAGGAACCCGCTCCTTCAGCGACCGGGCTCACCGGCGAACAGCTCTTCAAGCAGCACTGTGTCGTCTGCCACCCCAACGGCGGCAACACCATCACCCCGGCGAAGCCTTTGGGAGCAAAGGCGATGGCGGAGCGCAGCAAGATCACCAAGCCCGAGGATATCGTTAAGGTGATGCGCAACCCCGGTCCGGGCATGACCAAGTTCGACGAGGGGATGATCTCCAACGACGACGCCAAGAAGATCGGCCAATACATCCTCGCCACCTTCCCCTGA
- a CDS encoding DUF4123 domain-containing protein — MISAADVKTFKRLLLCMEGARAFALLDGAAQPDLLATLTHYQPEHYCLLRGQLAPDLAAVAPYLVTLEPEAPFTDWVMSLWGLSSGVLGVSRRDLHWLNRHFRSLILIEHADRQAYFRYYDPVVLRNYLPTCTEVELRAFFGDVEFFIVEDEEPGVALIYGFDGEVLRQHMVALGGGAQLDILHGLAERNRLRPQGKAGKLNVRPEQLQQLGMSIYLERMRLYLNEVFPESRKVPRANLERMIMELTERAAGYKLVLENHVAAFLAAAWILGMKFDESYPAAREVLLDYEMDCGRKAEWLWDFIDATAASLGTGDGGREL, encoded by the coding sequence GTGATATCTGCGGCAGACGTCAAGACATTCAAACGACTGCTCCTCTGCATGGAGGGCGCGAGAGCGTTCGCCCTGCTGGACGGTGCAGCCCAGCCGGACCTCCTTGCGACTCTCACGCATTACCAACCCGAGCACTACTGCCTGTTACGGGGGCAACTCGCGCCTGACTTGGCGGCAGTCGCTCCGTATCTCGTGACGCTTGAACCAGAGGCGCCATTTACCGACTGGGTCATGTCCCTGTGGGGCCTTAGCAGCGGCGTCTTAGGCGTCTCGCGCCGCGACCTTCACTGGCTGAACAGGCATTTCAGAAGCCTCATCCTCATCGAGCACGCGGACCGGCAGGCTTATTTCCGCTATTACGACCCTGTCGTTCTGCGAAACTACCTTCCAACCTGTACCGAGGTGGAACTGAGGGCTTTCTTTGGCGACGTGGAATTCTTCATTGTGGAAGACGAGGAGCCTGGCGTCGCTTTGATTTACGGATTTGATGGAGAGGTGCTTCGTCAGCACATGGTGGCACTAGGGGGAGGCGCCCAGTTGGACATTCTTCATGGGCTGGCTGAGCGAAACAGATTGAGACCGCAAGGCAAAGCAGGGAAGCTGAACGTACGACCGGAACAGCTCCAACAACTGGGAATGAGCATCTACCTGGAGCGTATGCGACTTTATTTGAACGAGGTCTTTCCTGAAAGCAGAAAGGTTCCGAGAGCCAACCTCGAGCGAATGATCATGGAGCTTACTGAGCGCGCGGCAGGATACAAACTGGTGCTGGAAAACCATGTTGCCGCCTTCCTCGCCGCTGCCTGGATTCTTGGGATGAAGTTCGATGAGTCGTACCCCGCCGCGCGAGAAGTTTTGCTGGATTACGAGATGGACTGCGGTAGGAAAGCGGAATGGCTGTGGGATTTTATCGATGCGACGGCAGCATCTCTCGGGACCGGCGACGGCGGGAGGGAACTGTGA
- a CDS encoding alpha/beta hydrolase family protein encodes MNGQGNIISEFAHRAGDAARSGAEFVAHAAETAKERVEKVSRKAKAYVAKTIHPQPAGAVIEPCPKNRKAERVAERKAKLLSSRERLKSMPAGPRRDALVHATERFERNNVAVERARLAEDTYKVGQGEPPEGWERVSGEELRRMGMNQEDFPQLDRRFSPEGYKDGYFAELYKSKPDVLGHEQYVLSFRGTQGKKDGVTDLVQAFGGETDHYSRAIAAARKLKRFLGNKLEVTGHSMGGGMAIAAGLVAGIKVYAIDSAGVHPLTLERVGERYNREVAARYVTNYIADGEILDCIQNPANQRVIVAGVTLAAPAIGGTMVVAGRRAMSESGTVTYGPPGVIHKLPIIANAEDVLNGKSVQGLTPGLAEKLSNAINPVRKVALHDPVYVIAGLEQQKADDMSTISRERQ; translated from the coding sequence GTGAACGGGCAAGGCAACATCATCTCGGAATTTGCTCACCGTGCAGGAGATGCGGCTCGAAGCGGTGCTGAGTTCGTCGCGCACGCGGCAGAGACGGCAAAAGAAAGGGTGGAAAAGGTCTCCAGAAAGGCGAAAGCGTACGTGGCGAAGACAATCCATCCGCAGCCGGCCGGAGCGGTCATCGAACCATGTCCGAAGAACAGGAAGGCAGAGCGTGTCGCCGAACGGAAGGCGAAGCTTTTGTCAAGCAGGGAACGGCTGAAGTCCATGCCCGCCGGACCCCGGCGGGACGCCCTGGTGCACGCGACCGAGCGCTTCGAGCGCAACAACGTCGCCGTCGAGCGCGCCCGTCTTGCCGAGGACACCTACAAAGTAGGGCAGGGCGAACCGCCGGAGGGGTGGGAGAGAGTCAGTGGTGAGGAACTGAGACGAATGGGAATGAATCAAGAAGATTTTCCACAACTAGATCGAAGATTCTCTCCAGAAGGCTATAAAGATGGCTATTTCGCGGAGCTTTACAAATCCAAACCGGATGTTTTGGGTCACGAGCAGTACGTGCTGTCCTTTCGTGGCACGCAAGGGAAAAAAGATGGAGTTACCGATCTGGTCCAAGCCTTCGGAGGGGAAACGGACCATTATTCTCGTGCCATAGCAGCCGCTCGGAAGCTGAAGCGCTTCTTGGGTAATAAGCTTGAGGTTACTGGTCATTCAATGGGAGGTGGAATGGCAATTGCGGCCGGACTTGTTGCCGGCATAAAAGTTTATGCGATTGACTCTGCAGGGGTACATCCCCTTACGCTGGAACGTGTAGGTGAACGATACAATAGAGAGGTTGCCGCAAGATACGTCACGAACTACATTGCTGACGGTGAAATCCTGGATTGTATCCAAAATCCGGCAAACCAACGTGTCATTGTTGCAGGAGTTACCTTGGCGGCCCCAGCTATTGGTGGCACCATGGTGGTCGCAGGGCGTCGTGCAATGTCGGAATCCGGCACTGTCACTTATGGCCCACCGGGTGTGATACATAAGCTCCCTATTATTGCTAACGCTGAAGACGTGCTAAATGGCAAATCAGTTCAGGGGCTAACGCCTGGTCTTGCGGAGAAGCTCTCAAACGCCATTAACCCTGTACGAAAAGTAGCATTGCATGACCCAGTATATGTCATTGCAGGGCTTGAACAGCAAAAGGCTGATGACATGAGTACGATTAGTAGGGAAAGGCAATGA
- a CDS encoding ankyrin repeat domain-containing protein: MSESAYNQDFTVSKDVELIKAISFGDLKAIRTLAGEGGNLNAVGKHENTPLRVAVKLKQKHVVRLLFQLGVDPNTITPGGVVAAADDAVTEKDPDFLRLFLEFGLDPNLKCQGMPLIFFALSRQNWIQYEMLLSSGADINSKLPDGSSLLLDLVMHMEYDRAKELLLKGAEFRVRSSHGFNVLDQLVDDQRRLCIDPDLPDCRKRAELLRLLRERGAAVPPGLPYM; this comes from the coding sequence ATGTCAGAAAGCGCGTATAATCAGGATTTTACCGTGTCAAAGGATGTGGAGTTGATCAAAGCTATTTCCTTCGGCGATTTAAAGGCAATAAGAACGTTGGCCGGAGAGGGCGGGAATTTGAACGCGGTGGGGAAGCATGAAAATACGCCTCTACGGGTCGCGGTAAAGCTGAAGCAAAAGCATGTGGTCAGGTTGCTGTTCCAGTTGGGAGTCGATCCTAACACCATAACGCCTGGAGGTGTTGTGGCGGCAGCGGATGACGCCGTTACAGAAAAAGATCCCGATTTTCTACGTCTTTTTCTGGAGTTCGGTTTAGACCCGAATCTGAAATGTCAGGGCATGCCGCTAATATTTTTCGCACTCTCACGCCAGAACTGGATTCAGTATGAGATGCTTCTTTCGAGTGGAGCAGACATCAACTCAAAACTGCCTGACGGCTCATCATTGCTACTGGACTTGGTTATGCACATGGAGTACGACCGGGCAAAAGAACTGCTGCTTAAAGGGGCGGAGTTTAGGGTTAGAAGTAGCCATGGATTCAATGTGTTGGACCAACTGGTGGATGATCAGCGCCGCCTGTGCATCGATCCCGACCTCCCGGACTGCCGCAAACGCGCCGAACTGCTGCGGCTTTTGCGGGAGCGGGGGGCTGCCGTTCCTCCCGGTCTGCCTTACATGTGA
- a CDS encoding Fur family transcriptional regulator → MKRAKKKAFAEFMSQRGLKSTKQRDIILDSFLSSDRHLSIEELYLKLRSKHPNIGYATVYRTLKLFAEAGIAREMQFGDGQTRYEHVSEGEHHDHLVCTRCGHIEEFENEAIEKLQDEVAETHGFLIERHRLELYGLCATCRK, encoded by the coding sequence ATGAAACGAGCCAAGAAAAAAGCTTTCGCCGAATTCATGTCCCAGCGCGGACTCAAGTCGACCAAGCAGCGCGACATCATCCTCGACAGTTTCCTCTCCAGCGACAGGCACCTGAGCATCGAGGAGCTGTATCTGAAGCTCAGGTCCAAGCACCCTAACATCGGTTACGCCACCGTCTACCGCACGCTGAAGCTCTTCGCCGAGGCTGGCATCGCCCGCGAGATGCAGTTCGGCGACGGCCAGACCCGTTACGAGCACGTGAGCGAGGGGGAGCATCACGACCACCTGGTCTGTACCCGTTGCGGTCACATCGAAGAGTTCGAAAACGAGGCGATCGAGAAGCTGCAGGACGAAGTGGCCGAGACTCACGGCTTCCTGATCGAGCGGCACCGTCTCGAACTGTACGGCCTCTGCGCCACCTGCAGGAAGTAA